Part of the Vigna unguiculata cultivar IT97K-499-35 chromosome 3, ASM411807v1, whole genome shotgun sequence genome, taaacattaaatgagggcaaaaatacgcactcatcaaaagggcacaagagtcgtcttagcatgcatcctggcatgactaagatgcaCCAAGATCTCAAGGAGACCTTCTGGTGGAAGGGAATGAAGAGGGATGTTGCACAGTTTGTGGTAGCCTGTTTGACGTGTCAAAAGGCGAAGGTTGAGCATCAGAGATCCAGTGGTATTCTACAACCCTTGGAGATACCAAtatggaaatgggacagcatctccatggactttTTGACCCATTTGCCATGAATTTTTAGAGGGCACGACACCATCTGGGTTATAGTGGATCGACTCaccaagagtgctcatttcttggcaatgaacttgaggatgtccatggccaaattggcccagttgtacattaaggagattgtaaggttgcatggagtaccttcgagtATAGTCTCCGACAGAGAACCACGGTTCACTTCAcggttttggcagacgctaCAGAGTGCTTTGGGTAGTAAGCTCACCATAAGTTCAGCTTATCATCCTCCgaccgatggccagtctgagaggacgatccagtcactcgaggatttgttgaggacgTACATACTAGATCatttgggtgcttgggatgaagttttacctttgatagagttcacctacaacaatagttttcatgcgagcattgacATGGCGCCATATGGTGCTCTTTATGGCAGAAAGTGTAGGACCCTctttgttggtatcaggatggggaagcAGTACTTGTTGGACCGGAGTTGTTAGaacagaccaccgagaaggtgagaaTGGTGAGGGACAGAATACAAGCGTCTTAGAGTAGACAGAATGCTTACGTTGACCGCAGGAGGAGACCTTTAGAATTCGCGGCTTGAGATCAcgtattcttgagggtgacccgaaccattggtgtgggaagggctctccacTCAAGGAAGttttctcctaagttccttggccctTATCAGATCTCGAGGAGGATTGAGCCCGTTGCTTATGAGATATCTTTGCCTCCTCAATTGGCAAATCTCCATCCGGTATTTCACGTATCATAGTTGAGGAAGTATGTCTTTGACCCGTCTCATGTGTTAGAAGCAGAGGATGTGCAGATTAGAGAGGATCTCGCTATGGAGGTACTACCCATGGCTTTAGAAGACAGAAAAGTAGAGGAACACCAAGGAAAACCAGTTAGCCTGGTCAAaatcatctgggatcggaggacaggtgactcgacttgggagttggaggaggatataaggaaatcacatccacatcctTTTACGtggtaagttttcattttcgaggtcaaaaatttttcttgttggggagaatgtaaggcccacttatatTTATGCCTTATTTTAAAAGGTCATTCCAAATCAGATGGGCCTAAGGCTGACTCAAAGGAGAAAACagaccctaagtctgccctaactcACTCATTCTACTCATTTTCAGAAAACCTTAGAGTTGCAACCGTCTCCCcctttgctagggtttggtacCACCTTAGTCAAGCGAGTTTGAACCAGTTCATTTCTTCCCACGTAAGTGTTTCCTCACCATACTTGCATTTCTCTACTACTGTTACTCTGGGTAGCTTATGTCCCTACTGTCCCTTTGATTTTTCCAGCTCCTTAAGTGGTTCCTGAGCTAACCTCGAAGCTGTTGTGCTCACTAGTTTCGGTTTAGGAGTCTTCTGCTAGCTATTTCCAGCtaagggaagctagggattTCATGTCATTTTGATTCCTACTTATGTTGTCAATGTTTGCATCATTGTGTGGTTAATATGCTACTGTAAACGTTTGGATGGAATGGTATTGTTGTTTGGGCATGAGTGTATGACTGTTGCAAGGAGAACAGTGTCGAGACCCGACATTTTCGCCTAAGCGAccctgtctcgcctaggcgagacttgcagaaacAAACCCTAGCTcgcgctcgagctctcgcttaggcggagggctttcgttttgagcgaggtactatctcgctcaagcgagagatgctcgcctaagcgagaacgcgtggGAGCTCGACGTGTGTCGCTGCAGTTGCAGCCTAGGCGAGGAgtgggctcgcctaagcgagcgtgCGAAAAACCTCCCAGAGTCTGTCGTgatctcacctaagcgagggcttgtagcttgagcgaggggacccttctcgcctaagcgaaggcttctagcttgagcgagatccgTTGTAGGCCTCGCTATTTTCTTCACTTGATTGTTATGGATTGTTTGGTTGATTGATTTGtatatttaaagtatgaagTTTGATAAAGGCATGAGATATATGtagttatgaattgaattgaTATGCTGATATGATCTTATCATGTAAGATGAATGAGATGATTGGTACTAAAGTGGcaatggtattggtatgagatgaaactctatattcatgaattgggAAGAATGAAATGGTATGGAtccaacatggaatatgaatgaggatgggTCATAGAAGTTGGCATGAGGTTTTAAAGgcatgattaatattatttggttgtttgaatATTTGGTACGTGGTTAGTACATAAATCcatgagtctctaggtgaggcttcctggtcgtgcttcagtggtcgggacgtagttgcatgacccctgttagtgggaattcatggtggtgccccatctatataatttggtaaggattcaaggtaaggttgcatcttgacactctaaggagtcaattagtctcacttagagcggactgactcttgtggtgagagtagcaggagacctaaaactcattaagggctaaccttgtgtgtgggggattgagacattgtatcacttgtaacacttagctcgggggtgagtagggatggcaacggggcggggacgagtttcactatcccatacccatccccgtaaaaaaaatgcatccccatacccatacccaaacccaacgggtatcaaagttttatctcatccccatccccaccgggtaacgggtataatctcgtacccatacccgtacccgtttccTTACTaacttcaatataaatattaattaatttttataaaatgataaaaaattacggtaaaggaaacataatattatcaaatattcaatattaggaggattgttgtttctttgatatcaaatactttgaaataaattataattgtttacatcttagattggaataccaaataaaatttcatgagaactaaaatatttattaaatttgcaaattgcaaacattaatgaaacctagttgataaaatttaaaaatatttttaaaaaaatgtaaagaaaaacaaatattcaaattaaaatatattttaaatgtttgtttacttcaattttttaaattctaattaatctatttttttatacactaataaaaatgataatacatcacttcatcaaaatgacgcaaataacaaataataaacataataaaacaaatttaacataattattgtatcttttgaactccaatatatgttggatggtgataaaaaaatattcatggcaattacattaaattttgatattgtagtaaataaaagttatttatacaattatagtgaaaaattacagtatgattgatataatgagttagaaaataaaaataattagataaaatattctgaaatagtattctacatgatgaaaaaaaacaacaaataaaaatattgaaaaattaacgaatgtatgtcttagaaacaatttgagaaactattgaaagaaatcacacaaaggaaaacgaatgtataattaaaggtatgataagatgaaaaataccttagacatctaagaacacttttcaaatatcaacatatatactcaatggttgaaaaataattgttttagcgaaacaaaagaatttttcaaatgaaacaaaaattaataaaaataagtaaagaattttttttatattacctagtaaatgaaatatttaggctattaaacacttaaattgaaagTATTGAACATATTcatatgaaaggaaaatatacaataaataaaaatattaaaaaataatagaaatattcaaatatgagatataaaaaaaatttcattgacatacatcattttaacataattacataaatgttatgataagatgaaaaatatattggagatgtgaatgagtttcatgacaaaccaaataattagaagaaataaaaaattgagaaataaatatatatatatatatatatatatatatgtggttacttaattaattgtgaatattttaataatttaaatgatgacgGAGATATGGCGGcgacgagtattatggcggggatatgtacatacCCAtaaccatccccatacccatacccagtcaatgcggagaTTTCCCGttaaaacggggacgggtttggacaatacccacggggacgggtttatttgccatctctaggggtgagcagctcgggggtgagtagagatatccaccacaagtgcaagcattcgttaaatccgactagattatatgtatccggatgagtcgagtaagagtctagtgtattgtttgaggagtcataacatgtttggatgatatatatatatatatatatatatatatatatattgcttgGATTGTGTAATAGCATGTGACTGCTTGATAAACTGTTTCTATTCTAGCttgtttctactctagcttaccatgtttgcttgtttggttatcttgtatgtggttcttctccttttgcgatgatcatcaacttattgatgtgagcatatgcgagAGACATCGAGGTCAACAGGGAATGGATGATTCCGCTGCGTAGTATGCCTGGACTGATTATACTACTTTAGGTTTTATTACAGGGCTATAGCCCATGTATTTActtgacttttaaatttatttttggtgtACGGTTAAACTTTGTATTTTGATTagttttggcatcgtggtgtgccttgagTATTGTAAGGAGTTATGCTTATGTTCCTAGACTGCGCTCCTACATTATCTTGTGTGACgttcctttaatttttattattgatttaatgggacgttacaaaataaatatatatatatatatatatatatattattcataaaattatttttgaaattttattttactgttttttatatataataatataaaaatattcaatcacataaatttaatttcttatacacttttaatttatttcttgtttttttaaaaaaattcaacttttcgattttttttaattttgtttcattcttaGTCCCACGTTTTCAATCTTATTCCATAGAAACCCTATGTTCGAATTTGGACCATAAACCGAATCCTAAACTGCAAAAATGAAACAAGTCGAATTctgtaaataaaaggtaaaagattgatttttcttttcagagAAATATCACTAAAGATAAttgatgaatttttaaataagtattatttattCTGTATAAAATCAATAAACTTCTTTTGCACCAATAACACAATTCTATTCGATGAACATTCAAAACAATGAATCAtgataaaaaagagaaaatgtctgataaagttatttttcaaataaaaaatttaaaaataaaatataaaaatatttatggtaaattttaaatataatcaacatatttaaatatttttattataaattttaattatataaaagaaatatttattaatactatATATAACAGTAAAGGGACATTGAAGACATGAATTGGGCAGAGAGGGTGTTCGATGAAAGGTAACGAAAGATGAACGCGTTGAAGTGTAGATTATTGCACACTCTTCGTGGTGGTGTGCCGACAGAAGCATTGAAGAGAAGAGCGTTGGAATtggagaagaaaaggaagatgaGGCAACCCAAGAGCAAGGACCAGTTTATCGTTACAGTTCCCGAATCCCTGTCATACCTCGACACCGCCACCATGCCCATGGTTGTCGCCGTCGTCGGAATCGCTCTCCTCGCCAAACTCCTCATGATGGTACGTATGCCACCTCCCCAACTTCACAATATAAACTAACAAGTATATCAATGTGAGGGTTACGGTGATTGATCTTGATGCACATCACGTGTTCGATGAAATGAAGTTGTGACTAATGGATGTAATCGGTGACAGTATGATGAATCTAAATCCCAAGAGCTGTTGGAGCGTAAGATAAAGAATGCTCCTGAAGGTCAAGGCACCGTTAGAATGGTCACCCGAGAGGAGTGGGAGAAGTTTCGAGAAATCAGGCCCAGAACTCCGTTTGAGTCCACTTTATCGCGCCCTAATTCCAGAATAAGAACCGGAGAACCATTGCGCATGGTGATCACTCTCACCTTACTATATTCTTTACTTTCTTTATATGTTTGTAGGCTTTGTATTTGATGAGAACATGCTTTCTCGAAAGAAACTGATCTAGAATAGATAGCTATATAACTATGGTTGAAATTAACTTCTCTAGACTTTTGTTAGATTTGTCTATATAATCTATGAAATATTCTTCATTGCACATGATCTAGGCAGTTATCACTTGCTTTGATGGGCATTTTCAatgcaaaaattgaaaacttagAGTGTGTTTGCAAAACTATTCAACCTCCGAGTCCAATAATTTTTGCCATACATGTTTAGTTTATTGAGAAAGAGAGATTTGCGTGCTGAaaaactttttgtttttgtgttttcaaCACTCATTTCTCATTTTCTAAGAAACTAAACATGACAAAGGGTTTTTCTCTGGTTGGGAGGAGGGAAAAGAAAAGAGCGAGATCTTTACTTTTGTTGGTTTGTTTGGTAAAGTTTCACCTTAGTAATATGCAATGCATTCAATAAAATGCAAATTACCATAGTAAATTGGAAAACCTACTGTACCTGTAATATTGTTGGACTCACTctactttttcttatttattatcaaattacacaattttgaaaacattttctttctatttttcagctatttgttttctcttttctcagcttacttcctctattttttttttcaaaactaaaccGATCGTAAGAGAAATTGTTGGATTCACATTCGATGGAGGTTGAATGGTTTTCAAAAACACACTCTTGCCAATTTTCATTCGAATGGTAGA contains:
- the LOC114176818 gene encoding uncharacterized protein LOC114176818; the protein is MNALKCRLLHTLRGGVPTEALKRRALELEKKRKMRQPKSKDQFIVTVPESLSYLDTATMPMVVAVVGIALLAKLLMMYDESKSQELLERKIKNAPEGQGTVRMVTREEWEKFREIRPRTPFESTLSRPNSRIRTGEPLRMEDVKDWTTDVLMDALHRVEEYGKHGSK